Proteins co-encoded in one Marmota flaviventris isolate mMarFla1 chromosome 9, mMarFla1.hap1, whole genome shotgun sequence genomic window:
- the LOC114084118 gene encoding putative olfactory receptor 10D4 → MRNQTMVSEFILLGIPETEGLETALFFVFSLFYLCTLLGNVLILTAVISSSRLHTPMYFFLGNLSIFDLGFSSTTAPKMLLYLSGQEHGISFQGCAAQLYFYHFLGCTECFLYTVMAYDRFVAICFPLRYMIIMNHRVCSVLATGTWMGGCVHAIILTSVTFQLPYCGSNEVGYYFCDIPAVLPLACEDTSLAQRVGFTNVGILSLICFFLILVSYTCIGISISKIRSTEGRQRAFSTCSAHLAAILCAYGPVIIVYLQPNPRPLLSAVVQILNNLVTPMLNPLIYSLRNKDVKSALRNVFPKRSLAVEK, encoded by the coding sequence atgagaaatcaaacCATGGTGAGCGAATTCATCCTGCTGGGAATCCCTGAGACAGAGGGCCTAGAGACGGCCCTTTTCTTTGtgttctcattattttatttgtgtaccCTCCTGGGAAATGTGCTCATTCTCACTGCTGTCATCTCCTCCTCTCGGCTTCACACTCCCATGTACTTTTTCTTGGGAAACCTCTCCATCTTTGACCTGGGTTTCTCTTCCACAACTGCTCCCAAGATGTTGTTGTACCTCTCAGGGCAGGAACATGGCATCTCTTTCCAGGGCTGTGCTGCCCAGCTCTACTTCTACCATTTCCTGGGCTGCACTGAGTGTTTCCTGTACacagtgatggcctatgaccgctttgtTGCCATATGCTTTCCCTTGAGATACATGATCATCATGAACCACAGAGTGTGCTCTGTCTTGGCCACAGGGACCTGGATGGGTGGCTGCGTCCATGCCATTATCCTAACCTCCGTCACCTTCCAGTTACCCTACTGTGGATCCAATGAGGTGGGCTATTACTTCTGTGATATACCTGCAGTGCTACCTCTAGCCTGTGAGGACACATCTCTGGCTCAGAGAGTAGGTTTTACAAATGTTGGTATTTTGTCTCTCATTTGCTTTTTTCTCATCCTTGTTTCCTACACTTGCATTGGGATCTCCATATCCAAAATTCGTTCAACAGAGGGCAGGCAACGAGCATTCTCCACCTGCAGTGCTCACCTGGCTGCAATTCTTTGTGCCTATGGGCCAGTCATCATTGTCTACCTACAGCCcaaccccaggcccctgctgAGTGCTGTTGTTCAGATCTTGAATAACCTTGTGACTCCCATGCTGAACCCGCTTATATACAGCCTGAGGAATAAAGACGTAAAATCAGCCCTGAGAAATGTATTTCCTAAGAGAAGTCTTgctgtggaaaaataa
- the LOC114088990 gene encoding olfactory receptor 10N1, which yields MGNHSLLNEFILLGIPQTEGLETVLLVIFSSIYLFTLLGNLLIFTAIISSSTLHTPMYFFLGLLSVFDMLFPSVTCPKMLFYLSGLSRAISYEGCAAQLFFYHLLGSTEGCLYSVMAYDRYVAICHPLRYMLIMKPAVCVSLVTVALLVGCVHATTLTSFTFQLTYCGPNQVDHFFCDIPAVLPLACTDSSLAQRVGSINVGLLALMLLFSVCVSYTHIGIAILRIRSAEGRQKAFSTCSAHLTAILCAYGPVIIIYLQRTPNPLLGAVVQILNNIVSPMLNSLIYSLRNKEVKRSLKKVLQNVFIVQE from the coding sequence ATGGGAAATCACAGCTTGCTGAATGAGTTCATCCTCCTGGGAATCCCTCAGACGGAGGGACTGGAGACTGTGCTCTTGGTCATCTTCTCTTCCATCTACCTCTTCACCCTGCTTGGGAATTTACTCATCTTTACAGCAATCATTTCATCCTCCACTCTTCACACTCCCATGTATTTCTTCTTAGGACTTCTGTCTGTTTTTGACATGTTGTTCCCTTCTGTAACTTGTCCCAAGATGCTCTTTTATCTTTCTGGTCTGAGCCGAGCCATCTCTTACGAGGGCTGTGCTGCACAGCTCTTCTTCTATCACCTTCTGGGCTCTACGGAAGGATGCCTCTATTCTGTGATGGCTTATGATCGCTATGTTGCCATCTGTCACCCACTAAGATACATGCTCATCATGAAACCTGCAGTCTGTGTCAGCTTGGTCACGGTAGCCTTGTTGGTGGGGTGTGTCCATGCCACCACACTGACCTCCTTTACCTTTCAGTTAACCTACTGTGGCCCCAATCAGGTGgaccacttcttctgtgacatcCCTGCAGTTTTACCCTTGGCTTGTACTGACAGCTCTCTGGCCCAGAGAGTGGGCTCCATTAATGTTGGCCTCCTGGCTTTAATGCTCTTATTCAGTGTTTGTGTCTCCTACACTCACATTGGGATTGCCATTCTGAGAATTCGTTCAGCAGAGGGCAGGCAGAAGGCTTTCTCCACCTGCAGTGCCCACCTCACTGCCATCCTCTGTGCCTACGGACCTGTCATCATCATCTACCTGCAGCGCACACCCAACCCTCTGCTTGGGGCCGTGGTGCAGATACTAAACAACATTGTCTCCCCCATGCTGAACTCCTTGATCTACTCCTTAAGGAACAAAGAAGTGAAAAGGTCCCTGAAAAAAGTATTACAAAATGTGTTTATTGTTCAGGAATGA